The Ictalurus furcatus strain D&B chromosome 12, Billie_1.0, whole genome shotgun sequence nucleotide sequence AAATATCTTGGGTTCacaagggggggaaaaaaaaaaaaaaaaagaagagaagaaaaaaaaggggtagGGGAGAATTAcagcagaagaaaaaataaagaaataaaacaaaagaaaacaataggaAAGAAAGATCAGAGAAATATAACAGCAAGGAataaatgaggaaaaagaaaaaaaaaaccacctcaAAAAGGATGCAAGAAAAAAGACGGAAATTAAAGCGGAAAGgcaaggaaggaaagaaaagggatgACAATAAAAGAATGGATAGCAAAAATGGAATTGTATGAAATAAGTTAAAACTGAATAAAAGTTTGCTGCAAGAATTCCATCCTCATGTCAGAACACATCGTTaaactgtgcatgtgtgtgtctgtggttaaGGGTTGGTGTTGCTCACCCTCAATGCCAGCGGGGAACTGCTGTATGGGTACTGATGGGACCTGCACGCCCTCAGACCAGTCAGGTACTTCAAGCTGAGCAATATCAGCAACCGGAGCAGACCACTCACCCTGGAACTCCTCCTTCCCTACAGCCTTCTCTGCTGCAGCCTGCTCCTCCTTCTCAATCTGCACAGAGGAGaaataaacacatcacacacacctctgaggATCTGAGCAAGCTCAGTATCAGGATGCTCAATAATATCAACCCATCAAATGTCAAAAGTATCCTGAAGCACTGAAAAGTGTAGAAATGACTCACCTCCTCAGGATCTCTGTAGAAGTAGAGATCAGGCATCACCTCCCACGGATGCTCACGGGAAATGGTACCACGCATCCTCAGCACCTCACGGGCCAACATCCACCACATCAGACCCACAGAGTGAggaccctacacacacacacacacgcacactaattACGGTACAGAAGAACACAGGCCCTTCCTCACAGGACTGTGATGATACATCAACATGAGGGCATGGTGCATGGCCCCATACCTTGTTGTTGCAGGGGATGGCAATATCAACATATCTGAGTGGGGAGTCTGTGTTGCACAGAGCGATGGTGGGGATGTTCACGTATGAAGCCTCAGTCAGCGGCTGGTGGTCAGCACGAGGGTCAGTCACAATCAGGAGGCGGGGCTCCCTGAAGGCAGCCTGAATCTGATTGGTGAATGTACCAGGCGTGAAGCGCCCAGCAAAGGTGGTAGCACCAGTCCCAGAGGCGAACTTAAGCACCGCCCTCTGAAAGACACAGCCAACAAGGTGGTCAGGCACACATGTTTTCAAtagttattaataaagttgcaCACAGAAGTTCATTCAAGCCTAATTTCTAAGACGTGTGGCTCAGGTCACTATCAAACCCCAGTCATGGGACAGGAAGTCCTCATGGTGTTAGCGAAAACCCGGCCGGTTCACTTTAGCACACTTTCTACACCCAGGCACCAACATTGGTGATGGGCTCTAACAGGGTGCACCACACTACACCCAACACTTTACTCTCATAGCCCTTCCTTTCGAGAAGGACGTATGTAACCTACCTGGCCGGTGTTCCTGGATGAAATGACACAAACATCAGCGGGGTTCTCAATGGCAACTATGGCACGAGCAGCCAACAGCAGCTTTTCCCAAGTTTTCTTCAGGTTGATGATGTAAATgcctgaaacacaaacacattgtaCAGGTGTGTCCAAACTGACCAAAAACAGACTCCAGATTTTGTAACGTCAGTGAAACACCGTGatcttaacaaaaacaaacccaataCCCATTTCAGAGTGATTTTTCTCTACACTGCCAGATAGAACCTTAGAccttaatatttttaatttatgtgCACTGAAATAAATTTCTTCCATTACACATGAGATTCCTTAAATAACCATAATCTACTAATCTGTGTATATTGCACCACTAAAGAAAACCATTGCACTTATCCTGATAGGCCGTAGAAACGCAGCTCACCGTCACTTTTTCTCTTGTAGACATACTGCTCCATCTGAAAGTCCAGGTTGGTTCCACCCAGATGGGTTCCTGCAGCGAGGAACTTCAGCACATCCTCCTCCTTCATCTGAAGGACATCCAGACCTCCGGACATCGTGACCACTTTCCCTGCGTAACGAGTTTAGTGGGAGAGCTGACCAGAACGGAGAAGACATTAATTAGAGAccatattaacatttattaccACAGAGCTAATTGTTGGTGACTAAATGTGGCTCAGGTCACTATCAAACCCCAGTCATGGGACAGGAAGTCCTCATGGTGTTAGCGAAAACCCAGCCAGTTCACTTTAGCACACCTCCGACACCCAGGCACCAACGTTGGTGATGGGCTTTAAACAGTGTGCACCTACAGGAAGAACTAACCACCAGGTATGAACAAAAAGATGTTCAAAAAGATCAGAACCCAAGATTATAAACTCATTAGTGATTAAGTTTGAATCTTGTCTTACAAATGGATAactgctattttatttatattttaaaaatgttttgtagttatttaaataatattcatcaaatgtaaataaataatgcgcTACGTATGACTGCAGGTAAGTACAAGCATTTGTGCATTATTGAGTCGAATCCCACTGTTCACTTAAGAATCGATTCTGAGTCGACTCGTACGCAAACGACACGTTTCTCAAATCGGCAAATTCTTAAGTGTTATAATacagtttatatttgtttaaccGTGTGATACACCTCAAGCAATTAGCAtgacaaattttattttatcgCTACAAGTATATAACGGCAGATAAACTGCTGTATAATTAAAGCGTTATATCAAAGATTCAGACCATcatcatttacacactacacaacgTGGGGGGAAAAGCTCgtttattttccccccaaaacatTGGTTACTACGTCTAAAATTCTTTTCTGATTCACTTCATACGAAACACGCTGTTTCTCCAGCAGTTAACAGTGACAAAATCCTTTAAATCCAACCTGAGTTAATTTACAAGCTTACAAGCTAAcaagctaacaggctaacagcgCGCGAGGACTATCTGTGAGGCCTACCCTTAGTAAGTGAAAgcaggaaaatatattttttttaaactatgaaTTCCTGACATCAAATTACAGCGAGCACTTATTTTAACATCTTCTGCCAGCGTTCGTGACCATTCAGCTTTAAAATCAACTTAAAGTTCTAAAACCGTGCTCACCACGAGACAACGCCGTATGGAGATCTTCACCTCACGGCAAAAAGAGGCCGGCTAAGGCAAATGACGTCATATATATAGCGCGacagagccaatcagattgttGGAGGGTTGTTTCCGTTCGTACCGTATCGCCCCCTATTGTACAGGAGGATATGAATTACAaaatactatttaaaaacaTCCTGTATTTGTGACACGATATATTACAGTTAATTTGCTAAATATTCTTAAAGagtttgttaattaattaaaatatcgtttattataataaaacatttcatcttATTTTCAACAAAATTATTAGATAACTAAGCACAGAATCCATGCGtgttaaatacaatttaaagttcaataaaaatgttaaaattctACACACTTGATAGTGCATAGAATAAATCAGGCATTAAGTTGTGCATGAAAACAGGACAAATTTATTCACATGTAAACAAAACAGGAGGCACAGCGTTAGCAGAAAATACCAGCAATAACAGCAAGCTGAATTGAagatattaaagaacaacaatcACGAGAGGAGACTGAAGTCTGTCAGTTCGTCTGGCACAGAAacgagagaaaacacactaTACTCTGTGTTAGTGTGTACGGAGTGTGCAGATTTAAAAATCGCAGCACAGAACTAACCCAGACACTTTTCTCCCAAATGAAACGCAGGTGCATGTTAAATATCACAGTGTGTTGTATAATTGATTAACAACACAGATCCGGTACCGAGGCTCCTCCTGATTTAAAGTGCATTTACAAACTATGACGTGTGTGCAACTCATATATCCAGTCaaaatatacacactgtacactatacacaatttatacacacacaaaatttacATACTGTAACAGAAAATCAGCTTTCAGCTTCTTCTCTTACATTCTATACACCACATAAAATGCATTCcagtattaattaataataataaaattgagTTTCTCCAGTATTTTTGACCAAATTTACACCAAGTCTTTAAAAGAGCGTAAACACACCCGAGCATATGTAATAAAGAGGCAGCATTACAATGTAAAACACAAAGGATTATGGGAAATGGGATATTACCATCACGTCCGGAAGACAAATTAGAGTTTTAACAGACACACTTGAACAACACGTtcatccaaaacattaaatattccaCTGTCTTAATTTCTCAGTAACACATTTGGGGGTCCTGTATCTGCTGAATTTTCTCAGCTGATGAACCTAAGACTCTATTTTGACTATTTATGTAAAAAACCTTATTTTATTGTACAAGGgggcatttttaaatgatttgagaATTGATTCCGATTATCTTGGTAAAAGTGGTGATTTTTGTCAAAAaatgcctaaaaaaaaaaaaggtaacgaAGTGAAGAAACTGTCAGAAATCAACAGAATATATCAGATACAATCAGATATAAatcatatatagatataaatcaTAAAATTGATCAAATTTATATCGGTCTAATTGATTACAAAAATGATTATCTGTCGTATTAACAATAATTAAATACTGTTTTATGGTTAGTTTGAtggtatataatttatataatagttaaaaaaaaacttatgtcATGGACTCTAGGGTGGAGCATTTAGGATGAACCTGTGGGGGCGGAGTCttctaattaataaaaacaatagtgggtggagcttctgcAGTGACAACAGGCACACAGAGTGTGGAGGCGAGGTCATCTCAATGACAGTGGGTGGAGCCTTTTTCAAGATGTAGGGCATGGAGGCGGAGCTTGTTCGATGACGCATAACATCGACAGACTGTCAGCTTATTGGCTGTGGGTCGATTTCTCAAGGAGCGTTTAATTAAATCTGAGAGAGTGTTTCTTTTGGgagtgtgcgcatgtgtgttcAGGATTTAAGGCCCATAAGTGCCATGAGTTGTTCATATACAGTCCAGGCCATTGCAGCCATCAGAGTTCTCCTCAACGAGCGTGGAACAGCACCACGGAAAAAACCTCCGACTCCGTGTTCctgagtgagtgatgagtgagtgagagagagagagagagagagagagagagagagcgagagagagcgagagagaaagaaagaaagatagagaaacagtgttaatactttatttaataattatatatgtgcaggtgtgtgtgtgtgagtgttactCACAGTATAGATGAGGTGCAGTGCATGGCGTGTTGTGCAGTAGCGTGTTGGATTGACCTGCATGTGTGTTTTCACCACGTCTGCTGGCTGTGTCACCACAGACGCCAAAATCCCCGCAAACACACCACAACTGAAATTCAGCAGAGGAGTCAGAGCTGACGATCCGAGATCTGACACACACGAGAAAAAAATCTAATGTTTCAggaataactgcatcaaacccaaatatattttcactcctacgagaaaaaaaatgtttcaggaATAACTGCATCATagctaaatatattttctctctcacacacaaacacacacaaacacacacacacacacacatacacaccgtGCGGCAGTGTCCTCTTGCTCTGGCTGTAGATCATGACGTAGATGCCAGAGAATGGAGCATCTCTGAGCAGTGTGGCTGTCAGACCTGAGTACAGAGCTCTCGgtccctctgtctcacacacactcttcaatgccccacacacactgctgtagtTATACCGCccactctgaaacacacacacacacacacacactcctatgttatagcagctataaacagttgttcccggACCAgcttctctgttctctctctcaaagctaataagaagaaaaaaacatgcagcttgtcatgttactgagaaaccacaaagaagcgtaaactcctctgtcctgaagatgtcggaaaacttcaagttacagctttaactctgactgtTAGCAGAGAGTCCACCGtactgttgctatagaaacgataacgtattagaacgagagcattaatataaacctgcactactgtcagagctgctgttctagagaattattcaacaccttctgaccaatcacaatccagaactcagcagcacggtgtgtgtgtgtacctcgaAGCGCGTTTTGATGACGGTGAAGGGCAGCATGCTGATTCCAGCCACACAACGCGCTGCTGCTCCCAGTAACACCAACTCATAGGCTCTCGGTGCTCGCTGCTCGAAAAAATACTGCTTCAGAGAATGGAATGTGCTGAAATAAATCCCTACACCTGGGATACAGCGTACAAATGACTGTGtgtgcacacgcgcacacacacacaaacgcacacacgcacacagagagagagagagagagacagggagagagacagagttatatatatatatatatatatatatatataaaaaaggattgtaaaaaaagaaaagataaatgaATCAGGAGCAGTGCTGACCGGTGAGACGCCCTTCCAGAGACCAAAGAGTTTTTCAGTCCGGACCACTGTGATAAACACATGCAGCATCCCCACCTTTGCaccactgagagacagacagaatcaTATGCAGATGGAAGCGGTATAATCTGATTATTCAGCACATGTACACTgttaatgtgatttatttattttaattattattattatttttaactgtttttCAGAAGCTAACAACTCTTAATTATCCAACAAGCcctaaagaacccttgaagaactgtaaattttgcatttccaaatgaaatgcaaaattgacTTTAATCTTctccatgattgtggttgtgtgtactgaaccagactgagagattaaaggctcaggaaacctttgcaggtgttttgagttagtTATCTGATTAGatctcttctcaggtcaacatttctgtatttaaattctttactctaatattttgagatactggatttttcacgtccatgagctgtaagccgtaatcaatTTTTTGACATGcacctgtatatgtgtgtgtgtgtgtgtgtgtgcatgtatatatatagtgtgtgcagtgtgcatgtgtttatgGTGGGTGTGCAGTGAGTGTGGTCTAACCCAGGCTGTGTGTTCTGTAGAGTCTGCAGTCGTGTTTTTACCAGATCCAGAGGCTGGAACAGTAATGTGGAGCAGGTTCCACTGAGGGAACCGCACACAAATGCCTTCAACACTGGGTGagcctgcagagagagagagagagaaagacacacacacacacagagtgtatgTCAATGATGTGAACCTCAGACAGCAgcgagtgtgttattgtgtaaaCCAATGGTTACGCCGTCTCATTTgcataatcacactcactaaaTATAGAAAACctctgatctctttccctctctccctctcccacacacacacagggcagatgAGATAAAGATGTATATGgtcaggtctctctctctgtctctctctctctcacacacacacacacacacttaccttaCTATGTGTTTTGGATTGTATGTCCTTTTTCTCCTGCATCTCGCATTCTCTACAtcacagcaccacacacacacccctgtctgtctgtgttcaCTCAGTGTCTCGTCTTTagtcttgttctttctctcttcagAAAATCAGCAagcttctcttcctctctctctatctgtctttctcttcttcttatcTCTCCATGTGCCTTGggtctctcttctttctttctctccccagtgctgctttttctttctttcttcctcctcttctgtctgtttttctctttttgcctTCCAGTGCAGCTTTGTCGGCTTTAATCCTTCAGCTCTttggcttctctctctctctcgctctctcacagacacacacacacttatctctATCTGCCACATTGTGTCTCTTCAAATCGGTGTGACTCATGTAGTTGCTGcaggactctgtgtgtgtgtgtgagagagagagcgagagactgtCACTGTAAATTTAGTGtaacattttgcatttttgtttctgttgaTTGGTCGGATGCGGTAACGCCCACTATGACAATTAGCTGGCAGTTGGAATTCAAATTTTAAATCCTACGACATTGCATCAGTGTAtttcaataacaacaacaacaacatctagACGTTTTATAAGGTCACATGACCGTTATTGACATTTTTTACGCATTTCCagacacattatacacattttttcatttgaatttaagactttatttaatttttaacaaCCCACTCAGCTTCGACTCACCAGAGCGATGTCCatagctgctgctgctgatgatgatgaaggaggGGAGTGTGATGGGGAGGAAGTGTTCAGCTGCCTctactctcttctctctctggctgtcgTGTTGTTTCTCACAGCGTGACCTTTAACCCTGTGAGTTGAGGGTGTAGAGTGTGAGTTGAGGATGTAGGgagtgaggtgaggtgagggtGTAGGGAGTGAACTGAGGGTGTAGAGTATGAGTTGAAGGTTTAGGGAGTGAGTTGAGGATGTAGAGTGTGAGTTGAGTGAAAGGGTGTGAGTTGAGGGTGTAGGGAGTGAGTTAGTGAGTTGAGGGTGTAGGGAGTAAGTTGAGAGTGTAGAGTGTGAGTTGAGGGTGTAGCGAATGAGATAGAGAGTTGAGGGTGTAGGGAGTGAGTTGAGGGTGTAAGGGTGTGAGTTGAGGGTGTAAGGGTGTGAGTTGAGGGTGTAAGGGTGTGAGTTGAGGGTGTAGAGAATGAGTTGAGGGTGTAAGGGAGTGAGTTGAGGGTGTATGGGAGTGAGTTGAGGGTGTAAGGGTGTGAGTTGAGAGTGTAGGGGAGTGAGTTGAGGGTGTAAGGGAGTGAGTTGAGGGTGTATGGAGTGAGTTGAGGGTGTAGGGAGTGGAGTTGAGGGTGTATGGAGTGAGTTGAGGGTGT carries:
- the rpsa gene encoding 40S ribosomal protein SA, with amino-acid sequence MSGGLDVLQMKEEDVLKFLAAGTHLGGTNLDFQMEQYVYKRKSDGIYIINLKKTWEKLLLAARAIVAIENPADVCVISSRNTGQRAVLKFASGTGATTFAGRFTPGTFTNQIQAAFREPRLLIVTDPRADHQPLTEASYVNIPTIALCNTDSPLRYVDIAIPCNNKGPHSVGLMWWMLAREVLRMRGTISREHPWEVMPDLYFYRDPEEIEKEEQAAAEKAVGKEEFQGEWSAPVADIAQLEVPDWSEGVQVPSVPIQQFPAGIEAATAAAAVVAAKPGPTTEGYSEDWSAQPATEDWSAAPTAQAGDWGGSAAEWS
- the slc25a38b gene encoding mitochondrial glycine transporter B isoform X1; this translates as MQEKKDIQSKTHSKAHPVLKAFVCGSLSGTCSTLLFQPLDLVKTRLQTLQNTQPGGAKVGMLHVFITVVRTEKLFGLWKGVSPSFVRCIPGVGIYFSTFHSLKQYFFEQRAPRAYELVLLGAAARCVAGISMLPFTVIKTRFESGRYNYSSVCGALKSVCETEGPRALYSGLTATLLRDAPFSGIYVMIYSQSKRTLPHDLGSSALTPLLNFSCGVFAGILASVVTQPADVVKTHMQVNPTRYCTTRHALHLIYTEHGVGGFFRGAVPRSLRRTLMAAMAWTVYEQLMALMGLKS
- the slc25a38b gene encoding mitochondrial glycine transporter B isoform X2; its protein translation is MDIALAHPVLKAFVCGSLSGTCSTLLFQPLDLVKTRLQTLQNTQPGGAKVGMLHVFITVVRTEKLFGLWKGVSPSFVRCIPGVGIYFSTFHSLKQYFFEQRAPRAYELVLLGAAARCVAGISMLPFTVIKTRFESGRYNYSSVCGALKSVCETEGPRALYSGLTATLLRDAPFSGIYVMIYSQSKRTLPHDLGSSALTPLLNFSCGVFAGILASVVTQPADVVKTHMQVNPTRYCTTRHALHLIYTEHGVGGFFRGAVPRSLRRTLMAAMAWTVYEQLMALMGLKS